A DNA window from Halichondria panicea chromosome 16, odHalPani1.1, whole genome shotgun sequence contains the following coding sequences:
- the LOC135350635 gene encoding mucin-2-like isoform X2, with protein sequence MTHFHQLLAQHKLQVERSIVQRSLPCLARDFSQAIKENIDTAHSKDIPTCTRTSDVGSRCDLPQTTSTPHARATVYSSQSPPVTSSHNTREHTDTVSPQSPNTLLLTVGSEARCHDRPTYKKPVRKPRLSVGTKKTVQQNITSSQPEPTKHDNSLLETTLNISLPCDLLPSSRLTRSKTAFLRQQELASPSQPPAKKRRTIKKDESCTPDKCPSVFEVAAVSRSKAKSSSPNQPFVECTTTPSQSPLMSVPQDQLCDLFSRPLPERQSLDSAPTHSHTDQRRIISSAARDSQGEVLDYCLFNDVDDIFM encoded by the exons ATGACTCACTTCCACCAACTGTTGGCACAACACAAGCTACAAGTCGAAAG GTCCATTGTGCAAAGAAGCCTGCCTTGTTTGGCACGGGACTTCTCACAGGCCATTAAAGAGAACATTGACACTGCACACAGCAAAGACATTCCGACTTGTACCCGAACAAGTGATGTAG GGTCTAGGTGTGACCTCCCACAAACCACAAGTACCCCCCACGCCCGTGCCACTGTATATAGCAGCCAGTCACCTCCAGTCACCTCATCCCACAACACTCGGGAACACACTGATACTGTCAGCCCACAATCTCCCAACACACTATTATTGACTGTAGGCTCTGAAGCCAGATGTCATGACCGACCAACTTATAAAAAACCAGTCCGAAAGCCTCGATTAAGCGTAGGAACTAAAAAGACGGTGCAGCAGAACATTACAAGCTCGCAACCAGAGCCAACCAAGCACGATAATTCCCTTCTCGAAACGACACTAAACATATCCCTCCCTTGTGACCTCCTCCCCTCCTCTAGACTGACTCGCAGCAAGACAGCTTTCTTGAGGCAACAGGAGCTAGCCTCTCCGTCTCAACCACCAGCCAAGAAGAGGCGAACTATAAAAAAAGACGAGTCCTGCACTCCAGATAAATGTCCGAGTGTGTTTGAGGTAGCAGCTGTGTCTAGGAGCAAAGCAAAGTCCAGCAGTCCTAATCAACCGTTTGTTGAGTGCACCACCACACCTTCCCAG AGCCCCTTGATGTCAGTGCCCCAAGACCAACTGTGTGACTTGTTCTCACGGCCACTCCCAGAGAGACAATCACTCGACTCTGCCCCTACTCATTCCCACACTGATCAGCGAAG GATAATCTCGAGCGCAGCGAGGGACAGTCAGGGGGAAGTTTTGGACTATTGCCTATTCAATGATGTTGATGACATATTTATGTGA
- the LOC135350635 gene encoding mucin-2-like isoform X1, whose product MATSSKEFIKQRRRAYAAKFPFLTDSQITAKLKRIWIASQDRVNDSLPPTVGTTQATSRKSRSIVQRSLPCLARDFSQAIKENIDTAHSKDIPTCTRTSDVGSRCDLPQTTSTPHARATVYSSQSPPVTSSHNTREHTDTVSPQSPNTLLLTVGSEARCHDRPTYKKPVRKPRLSVGTKKTVQQNITSSQPEPTKHDNSLLETTLNISLPCDLLPSSRLTRSKTAFLRQQELASPSQPPAKKRRTIKKDESCTPDKCPSVFEVAAVSRSKAKSSSPNQPFVECTTTPSQSPLMSVPQDQLCDLFSRPLPERQSLDSAPTHSHTDQRRIISSAARDSQGEVLDYCLFNDVDDIFM is encoded by the exons ATGGCCACCAGCAGCAAGGAGTTCATCAAGCAAAGGAGACGTGCGTATGCTGCAAAGTTTCCCTTCCTCACAGACAGTCAGATCACTGCAAAGTTGAAGAGGATATGGATTGCATCTCAAG ACCGTGTTAATGACTCACTTCCACCAACTGTTGGCACAACACAAGCTACAAGTCGAAAG TCCAGGTCCATTGTGCAAAGAAGCCTGCCTTGTTTGGCACGGGACTTCTCACAGGCCATTAAAGAGAACATTGACACTGCACACAGCAAAGACATTCCGACTTGTACCCGAACAAGTGATGTAG GGTCTAGGTGTGACCTCCCACAAACCACAAGTACCCCCCACGCCCGTGCCACTGTATATAGCAGCCAGTCACCTCCAGTCACCTCATCCCACAACACTCGGGAACACACTGATACTGTCAGCCCACAATCTCCCAACACACTATTATTGACTGTAGGCTCTGAAGCCAGATGTCATGACCGACCAACTTATAAAAAACCAGTCCGAAAGCCTCGATTAAGCGTAGGAACTAAAAAGACGGTGCAGCAGAACATTACAAGCTCGCAACCAGAGCCAACCAAGCACGATAATTCCCTTCTCGAAACGACACTAAACATATCCCTCCCTTGTGACCTCCTCCCCTCCTCTAGACTGACTCGCAGCAAGACAGCTTTCTTGAGGCAACAGGAGCTAGCCTCTCCGTCTCAACCACCAGCCAAGAAGAGGCGAACTATAAAAAAAGACGAGTCCTGCACTCCAGATAAATGTCCGAGTGTGTTTGAGGTAGCAGCTGTGTCTAGGAGCAAAGCAAAGTCCAGCAGTCCTAATCAACCGTTTGTTGAGTGCACCACCACACCTTCCCAG AGCCCCTTGATGTCAGTGCCCCAAGACCAACTGTGTGACTTGTTCTCACGGCCACTCCCAGAGAGACAATCACTCGACTCTGCCCCTACTCATTCCCACACTGATCAGCGAAG GATAATCTCGAGCGCAGCGAGGGACAGTCAGGGGGAAGTTTTGGACTATTGCCTATTCAATGATGTTGATGACATATTTATGTGA